The Ahaetulla prasina isolate Xishuangbanna chromosome 3, ASM2864084v1, whole genome shotgun sequence genome window below encodes:
- the CEP76 gene encoding centrosomal protein of 76 kDa isoform X2 produces MALPPEKASELKEIIHQQLAKMDVHSRIRAVLAETIREELAPQHQQLSEEDLMKALTRRGIIDDVMKELNFVSDINDRERISTPKPATHFVDRQPALLKKTNIDPTRRYLYLQVLGGKAFLEHLQEPEPLPGQTCSTFTLYLHFRNQRFCSKPVPCACEPDFSDGFLLEVHKDTLDTSGETTLVASYFLEWRSVLSAENRITNVAVELLGVGSESKVSVGVLNIKLEIYPKLNKTLSQEIVNTQISLERQKTAEKERLFLVYAKQWWREYLQIRTSHSSRLVKIFAQDENGINRPVCSYIRPLRAGRLLDTPRQAARFVNVIGYEKAPIIGGGNSKQEQWCSLLAFLCRNKGDCEDHANLLCSLLLGFGMEAFVCVGTKAKGTPHTWVMTYGTDGVTTFWESLTGHRYIHNPVKPDDPPNVKQPKALYPYRTIGCIFNHQKFLANCQPADAVEICIFDLHDESKWKPMSGEAIKSVCSPGATTALPSFPPLCSSTTDAASASNELELQFRMLVVEHRKDLSLATVWDDQLSYFLSPALAAYELERTTGISSGNEEFQDIIRRAVPDGHTFKGFPIHFVYRNARRAFSACLRSPFCEEILCCRGDQVRLAVRVRVFTYPESACAVWIMLACKYRCIL; encoded by the exons ATGGCTTTGCCGCCAGAAAAAGCCTCGGAACTGAAAGAAATCATTCACCAGCAGCTGGCGAAG ATGGATGTTCATAGCAGGATTCGAGCAGTTCTTGCTGAGACCATAAGAGAAGAATTGGCACCTCAACATCAACAATTATCTGAAGAAGATCTAATGAAAGCCTTAACACGGCGAGGAATCATTGATGATGTTATGAAAGAACTCAACTTTGTGTCT GACATAAATGACAGGGAAAGAATTTCCACTCCAAAACCAGCTACACACTTTGTTGACAGGCAACCAGCACTATTGAAAAAAA CAAATATTGATCCAACACGAAGGTATCTTTACCTTCAGGTTCTGGGGGGAAAAGCTTTCCTAGAGCATCTTCAGGAACCCGAACCTTTGCCTGGTCAAACTTGTTCTACCTTCACTCTTTACTTACATTTCCGGAACCAGCGTTTCTGCTCTAAACCTGTTCCGTGTGCCTGTGaaccagatttcagtgatgggTTTTTGCTTGAAGTACACAAGGATACTTTAG ACACATCGGGTGAGACCACATTAGTAGCATCCTATTTCTTAGAATGGCGATCTGTTCTTAGTGCAGAAAACAGGATAACGAATGTGGCAGTTGAACTTCTTGGTGTAG GTTCAGAATCAAAGGTTTCTGTTGGAGTACTTAATATCAAACTTGAAATCTATCCAAAACTTAACAAGACTCTTTCTCAGGAAATAGTTAATACTCAG ATTTCTTTAGAACGGCAGAAAACAGCAGAAAAGGAACGTTTGTTTCTTGTGTATGCAAAGCAGTGGTGGAGAGAATACTTACAGATCAGGACTTCGCACAGTTCAAGATTAGTGAAAATATTTGCCCAG GATGAAAATGGGATAAACAGGCCAGTATGTTCATATATTAGGCCACTTCGAGCAGGCCGACTTCTGGACACACCTCGGCAAGCTGCCAGATTTGTCAACGTGATTGGTTATGAAAAAGCCCCTATCATTGGGGGAGGAAACAGTAAACAAGAACAATGGTGTTCTCTTCTGGCCTTTCTCTGTAGAAACAAG GGTGATTGTGAAGATCATGCTAACCTTTTGTGTAGTCTTCTGTTGGGATTTGGGATGGAAGCATTTGTTTGTGTAGGAACAAAAGCTAAAGGCACTCCTCACACATGGGTGATGACTTACGGGACTGATGGAGTAACTACTTTTTGGGAAAGTTTAACAGGACATAG ATACATACACAATCCTGTCAAACCTGATGATCCTCCAAATGTTAAGCAACCCAAGGCACTATATCCTTACAGAACAATAGGATGTATCTtcaatcatcagaagtttttggcAAACTGCCAGCCTGCTGATGCTGTAGAAATTTGTATCTTTGATTTGCATGATGAATCCAAATGGAAACCAATGAGTGGAGAAGCAATCAAATCTGTGTGTTCTCCAGGGGCCACAACTGCACTTCCATCTTTTCCTCCTCTCTGTAGTTCCACAACTGATGCTGCATCAGCAAGCAATGAACTAGAATTGCAATTTAGAATGTTAGTCGTAGAACATAGGAAG GATCTTAGCCTTGCAACAGTTTGGGACGATCAGTTATCTTATTTCTTGTCACCAGCTTTGGCAGCCTATGAACTTGAACGCACAACAGGAATTTCTTCAGGAAATGAAGAATTTCAAGATATTATCAGGAGGGCTGTACCAGATGGTCATACATTCAAAGGATTTCCCATTCACTTTGTGTATAGAAATGCTAGGAGAGCATTTTCTGCATGTCTTCG ATCTCCTTTCTGTGAAGAAATTCTGTGCTGTAGAGGGGACCAAGTAAGACTTGCAGTTCGTGTCAGAGTATTCACATATCCAGAATCTGCGTGTGCTGTTTGGATCATGCTTGCTTGCAAATACCGTTGTATACTTTAA
- the CEP76 gene encoding centrosomal protein of 76 kDa isoform X1, protein MALPPEKASELKEIIHQQLAKMDVHSRIRAVLAETIREELAPQHQQLSEEDLMKALTRRGIIDDVMKELNFVSDINDRERISTPKPATHFVDRQPALLKKTNIDPTRRYLYLQVLGGKAFLEHLQEPEPLPGQTCSTFTLYLHFRNQRFCSKPVPCACEPDFSDGFLLEVHKDTLGEGSKMVDATTMLSICDPVHIVLIKTDTSGETTLVASYFLEWRSVLSAENRITNVAVELLGVGSESKVSVGVLNIKLEIYPKLNKTLSQEIVNTQISLERQKTAEKERLFLVYAKQWWREYLQIRTSHSSRLVKIFAQDENGINRPVCSYIRPLRAGRLLDTPRQAARFVNVIGYEKAPIIGGGNSKQEQWCSLLAFLCRNKGDCEDHANLLCSLLLGFGMEAFVCVGTKAKGTPHTWVMTYGTDGVTTFWESLTGHRYIHNPVKPDDPPNVKQPKALYPYRTIGCIFNHQKFLANCQPADAVEICIFDLHDESKWKPMSGEAIKSVCSPGATTALPSFPPLCSSTTDAASASNELELQFRMLVVEHRKDLSLATVWDDQLSYFLSPALAAYELERTTGISSGNEEFQDIIRRAVPDGHTFKGFPIHFVYRNARRAFSACLRSPFCEEILCCRGDQVRLAVRVRVFTYPESACAVWIMLACKYRCIL, encoded by the exons ATGGCTTTGCCGCCAGAAAAAGCCTCGGAACTGAAAGAAATCATTCACCAGCAGCTGGCGAAG ATGGATGTTCATAGCAGGATTCGAGCAGTTCTTGCTGAGACCATAAGAGAAGAATTGGCACCTCAACATCAACAATTATCTGAAGAAGATCTAATGAAAGCCTTAACACGGCGAGGAATCATTGATGATGTTATGAAAGAACTCAACTTTGTGTCT GACATAAATGACAGGGAAAGAATTTCCACTCCAAAACCAGCTACACACTTTGTTGACAGGCAACCAGCACTATTGAAAAAAA CAAATATTGATCCAACACGAAGGTATCTTTACCTTCAGGTTCTGGGGGGAAAAGCTTTCCTAGAGCATCTTCAGGAACCCGAACCTTTGCCTGGTCAAACTTGTTCTACCTTCACTCTTTACTTACATTTCCGGAACCAGCGTTTCTGCTCTAAACCTGTTCCGTGTGCCTGTGaaccagatttcagtgatgggTTTTTGCTTGAAGTACACAAGGATACTTTAG GTGAAGGAAGCAAAATGGTTGATGCTACCACTATGCTGTCCATATGTGATCCAGTGCACATTGTCTTGATCAAAACAGACACATCGGGTGAGACCACATTAGTAGCATCCTATTTCTTAGAATGGCGATCTGTTCTTAGTGCAGAAAACAGGATAACGAATGTGGCAGTTGAACTTCTTGGTGTAG GTTCAGAATCAAAGGTTTCTGTTGGAGTACTTAATATCAAACTTGAAATCTATCCAAAACTTAACAAGACTCTTTCTCAGGAAATAGTTAATACTCAG ATTTCTTTAGAACGGCAGAAAACAGCAGAAAAGGAACGTTTGTTTCTTGTGTATGCAAAGCAGTGGTGGAGAGAATACTTACAGATCAGGACTTCGCACAGTTCAAGATTAGTGAAAATATTTGCCCAG GATGAAAATGGGATAAACAGGCCAGTATGTTCATATATTAGGCCACTTCGAGCAGGCCGACTTCTGGACACACCTCGGCAAGCTGCCAGATTTGTCAACGTGATTGGTTATGAAAAAGCCCCTATCATTGGGGGAGGAAACAGTAAACAAGAACAATGGTGTTCTCTTCTGGCCTTTCTCTGTAGAAACAAG GGTGATTGTGAAGATCATGCTAACCTTTTGTGTAGTCTTCTGTTGGGATTTGGGATGGAAGCATTTGTTTGTGTAGGAACAAAAGCTAAAGGCACTCCTCACACATGGGTGATGACTTACGGGACTGATGGAGTAACTACTTTTTGGGAAAGTTTAACAGGACATAG ATACATACACAATCCTGTCAAACCTGATGATCCTCCAAATGTTAAGCAACCCAAGGCACTATATCCTTACAGAACAATAGGATGTATCTtcaatcatcagaagtttttggcAAACTGCCAGCCTGCTGATGCTGTAGAAATTTGTATCTTTGATTTGCATGATGAATCCAAATGGAAACCAATGAGTGGAGAAGCAATCAAATCTGTGTGTTCTCCAGGGGCCACAACTGCACTTCCATCTTTTCCTCCTCTCTGTAGTTCCACAACTGATGCTGCATCAGCAAGCAATGAACTAGAATTGCAATTTAGAATGTTAGTCGTAGAACATAGGAAG GATCTTAGCCTTGCAACAGTTTGGGACGATCAGTTATCTTATTTCTTGTCACCAGCTTTGGCAGCCTATGAACTTGAACGCACAACAGGAATTTCTTCAGGAAATGAAGAATTTCAAGATATTATCAGGAGGGCTGTACCAGATGGTCATACATTCAAAGGATTTCCCATTCACTTTGTGTATAGAAATGCTAGGAGAGCATTTTCTGCATGTCTTCG ATCTCCTTTCTGTGAAGAAATTCTGTGCTGTAGAGGGGACCAAGTAAGACTTGCAGTTCGTGTCAGAGTATTCACATATCCAGAATCTGCGTGTGCTGTTTGGATCATGCTTGCTTGCAAATACCGTTGTATACTTTAA
- the PSMG2 gene encoding proteasome assembly chaperone 2 isoform X2, which yields MFVSCDGCACSDFKGFTLLMPAVSVGNVGQLAIDLVISTLHMPRVGYFYTDCLVPMVGNNPYATTEEDATELCINAEVYAATSKELVVLQIRSPFIKNKYRTFCQILLSWVKKSGFSKIVLLSSSHAYQRNDQQLHGTSLRYLISPAVDKTVGDILERLSGNELEQTSAFPGANDDKIFYIPGGGITKLLFTESCSKGIPLVVLLKFCSEGDNIPDAFVLADYLNETLPLIAPQHHPHILQMAA from the exons ATGTTCGTTTCCTGTGATGGCTGTGCGTGCTCCGATTTCAAAGGCTTCACACTCCTTATG CCAGCTGTATCAGTGGGCAATGTGGGCCAGCTGGCTATAGATTTAGTCATTTCTACACTTCATATGCCCAGAGTTGGTTACTTTTATACTGATTGTCTTGTGCcaatggttggaaataatccaTATGCAACAACTGAAGAGGATGCAACGGAACTATGCATAAATGCTGAAG TGTATGCAGCAACATCAAAAGAATTGGTGGTTCTGCAGATCAGATCACCATTCATAAAG AATAAATATAGAACGTTCTGTCAAATATTGCTGTCATGGGTGAAAAAGTCTGGATTTTCTAAAATTGTTCTCTTGTCAAGCAGTCATGCTTACCAGCGCAATGATCAACAGCTTCATGG CACTTCATTGCGATACTTGATTTCACCTGCTGTTGACAAAACAGTGGGAGATATTTTGGAAAGACTGAGTGGCAATGAATTGGAGCAAACATCAGCATTTCCTGGTGCAAACGATGATAAAATATTCTATATTCCAGGAGGTGGTATTACAAAACTATTATTCACAGAGAG ttGTTCAAAAGGAATTCCACTGGTGGTTTTGCTGAAATTCTGCTCTGAAGGAGATAATATTCCTGATGCTTTTGTCCTTGCTGATTACCTTAATGAAACTTTACCACTAATTGCACCTCAG